The Populus nigra chromosome 4, ddPopNigr1.1, whole genome shotgun sequence genome contains the following window.
aaatttacataataaaaaagatttttttaaaaaaaagaaaagtaattattgaaatttaatggtgatataagatataaaaattaaacttaacatTAACTGCTTCTAAAAACAAATCCATGAAATTTAGCAATATAAATCAACCAATGAATAAATTTAGCCGGCTAgagttcaaaataaaattgaataaataaagtttataacttgtaaaaatatcaaaaattaatttaaatacaattaTAAACTAAAACTCAACCCAACTATATTCATTaacacagttaaaaaaaaaaaagaagactaaGCTCCTTCTCTGCAGTCTAAAAcaacttgttttctttcttcccactacagggaaaagaaaaggaaaaaaaacccttccaCTCTACAACAACATTTGTAGATGCTGTAGATCAAAAGAATCATCCAATACAAAATCCAACTTCCGAGCCaatctatttttgtttgatGTAAGTTGGCAAATCTGGAAGCGAATAAACCAGAGTTACAACAGGACGCAGAAGCAACATAACGTGTGAGATCGTGAGCCCTAATACAATccatgaatgaaaaaataacagCTTCTAATAATTAACAGCTCATTATCCCATCAATAACTCGGAGCCAATAATTCTCAACCTAGAGAAGTCTCAGATGTGCAGTATCATTCAGGCGTTTAATCTGCCAACCTGTTTTCCAAGAGTGCTGCAACACAGTCACTGAAGAATCTTCTATGCAGATCTTATGCATCATTACTGGGCTGCACCCCAGGAGGCCTGTGAGGAGACACTTAATAGGAATTGAATGCGTGAAAACGCCCACGCATGAAGAGACTGCGGAGGATGAGTTCCTATTATTCAAATCAGGGAGCAAATGTTGTTGGCTGGCTTCCCTAAGAGAGACCTCACCCTCACCCTCGTGATTGCCAGTAGAAGTCACATGTTGTAGCCTACTCTTACCAGACTTTTTCCTTGTGAGGCCCTGTCGGTGCCTATGAAGCATATCCCAATGAGAAGGCAGTGGTAGAAGAGGCCCATCTCTGTCATGAGAGAACCCTTGGCTCTCAGTTTGATGGTGCATCAATAAATCGGATCTCAACTTTTCAGGCAGTCCCAGGACTGTTCCATTTAGGAACTGAACCATCCTAAATTCAACTTGCCTAAGTGATTCTCCAGATGGTGCACAGAAGTCGGGCTGAAAATTTTCGAGCAGGCTCTGAACTTCAGGTGTATATATTTCTGAACGGGAGCAGCCCTCCCAAAGCCCCATACTCATCTCCATTAGTGCCTCTGCTGGTCGTATTTGCTCCTCGGCAAAATTCATTTCCTGAAAGATTTTTATATGTGGACAATTCACTCAACTGCATAACACAAGCTGTAGAGGAAAATATTCCTAGTGATATCAAAGCTGCTTTGAGATTAGATGTAGAAGGCCCGTCTTAAACAGAGTTCCTCTTGAATGAAACAACTCAATATAATATCATTCTCCATTTGAAATcaacttgttttctttcttcccactacagataagaaaaaaaaatcttcctagCCAATCTATTGGTCACAATTCACAAACCGATGATGAGGGGATACTTGACAAGCAAACAAATACATTCTATAACTACAATCTATCccttatatatttcaaaatcagATATAAAAGGATTGGCAGTTTGAGAAACATGAGTGAAgatgcaaaggaaaaaaattctaGTATTTTCACAGCTGATGTACCTAGAAACAAAAATgagataaattatgaaaatcatAAGTGAACAAACACAATCAAAATTTctaaccttttttctttctctatttttctgggttttttttttttttttggtgaacaAAATCTCATCATTTCTGTCCAAATTTGATGCAGGAGCATTcctaataatagaaaaaaaaatattatgaaaaacgAATGAGGGATAAATGGTGCTGAATAAGATTCAGGACAGCTGAAAATTCTCATAACAGGCTCTGATTTTAGGATTAACTTCAAAGGCAGAACATTATTAATTCTGCAGAAAACACTAGGCAATCCGCATATGAATTGAAGGCTACACGAATCTGGTTTCCAATGCTTCAAACAGTGTGAATCAGAACTTCCTAGAGGGAGTGATCACATTTAACTCCCTGGTGTGCAGGCAGTTGGGAAATCCGAAATCTCTCCCTAACATTAACTTTAACTTGCATAATTCTATCTTTTATCTCAACAACCAGCACATAAAACTTTGACAATTAAGCAGAATATCACATCAATTCTTGCCTAGTCTGAGTGGTCAGAGTTTGcttcaataaaatcaacatCTAGGACTAGAAACACATGATGACAGCCTTGGTAGAAAATCTGCCACCTTGAAGATTATATCACCTTCTAGTCACTAGCTAGTTTAAATTTCATGTCTAGATGAGATGTGTATGTTCTGTTATTTTCATAGCTTAGAGGTTTTGCTCC
Protein-coding sequences here:
- the LOC133692616 gene encoding uncharacterized protein LOC133692616 — translated: MGSTQSTQATQDDDEEEEASEEEEEEEKDEEDEEEELKQPNDRGIIENNNNLYNKVLQQEPEMLPCYASASPLSPQLSSLGTPKLGPSIKVWDPYNVLAPLPPPPPPPFSSDDEVGVLEVFLISHGECELDLRPDLVGGRCHVAELTPKGQRQARALAVFFNSQRVSFHSVYSSPLNRARSMAVSVCQEMNFAEEQIRPAEALMEMSMGLWEGCSRSEIYTPEVQSLLENFQPDFCAPSGESLRQVEFRMVQFLNGTVLGLPEKLRSDLLMHHQTESQGFSHDRDGPLLPLPSHWDMLHRHRQGLTRKKSGKSRLQHVTSTGNHEGEGEVSLREASQQHLLPDLNNRNSSSAVSSCVGVFTHSIPIKCLLTGLLGCSPVMMHKICIEDSSVTVLQHSWKTGWQIKRLNDTAHLRLL